A genomic segment from Streptomyces sp. NBC_00654 encodes:
- a CDS encoding DUF309 domain-containing protein — protein MDKTRRDRDAEGRARNARPRDGLGRPLPYGTPGVERQPEGVVRTPEETVREAQRLLDAGMPFHAHEVFEDAWKSGPEGERELWRGLAQLAVGLTHAARGNTAGGARLLRRGAGAISAFRDTDPHGIGVGSLVGWATELAGRVEAGAATVTVTGSTEDSGNVDAAVEAPRLRT, from the coding sequence GTGGACAAGACTCGCAGGGACCGTGACGCCGAGGGCAGGGCGCGCAACGCACGCCCCCGGGACGGGCTGGGGCGGCCCCTCCCCTACGGGACACCGGGGGTGGAGCGGCAGCCGGAAGGAGTGGTCCGCACTCCGGAGGAGACTGTGCGGGAGGCGCAGCGGCTGCTGGACGCGGGGATGCCCTTCCACGCGCACGAGGTGTTCGAGGACGCCTGGAAGTCGGGGCCCGAGGGCGAGCGTGAACTGTGGCGCGGTCTGGCCCAGTTGGCCGTCGGGCTGACTCACGCGGCCCGGGGCAACACGGCGGGCGGGGCGCGGCTGCTGCGCCGGGGCGCGGGGGCGATCAGCGCCTTCCGCGACACCGATCCGCACGGTATCGGCGTCGGCTCCCTGGTTGGCTGGGCGACGGAGCTGGCCGGGCGGGTGGAGGCGGGCGCGGCGACGGTCACGGTCACGGGGTCCACGGAGGATTCGGGGAACGTGGACGCGGCGGTGGAGGCGCCTCGGCTGCGGACGTAG
- a CDS encoding saccharopine dehydrogenase family protein, with translation MRVLLIGAGGVGTAITRIAARRPFFAHMTVADYDFGRAEAAVEALGEQGHRFTAARLDAADPAAVRTALGEHRCDVLLNATDPRFVMPLFEAALAHGAHYLDMAMSLSQPHPSHPYEECGVKLGDAQFERAAEWEAAGRLALVGMGVEPGLSDVFARYASDELFDEIEEIGIRDGADLVVEGYGFAPSFSIWTTIEECLNPPVVYEEGRGWFTTAPFSEPEVFDFPEGIGPVECVNVEHEEVLLVPRWLKARRVTFKYGLGDEFIGVLRTLHKLGLDRTDPVRVNSGSGPVAVSPRDVVAGCLPDPAGLGERMSGKTCAGTWVKGVKDGSPREVYLYHVVDNQWSMREYGSQAVVWQTAINPVAALELMACGTWSGSGVLGPEAMPPRPFLDLLTEYGAPWGMREQ, from the coding sequence ATGCGGGTCCTCTTGATCGGAGCGGGAGGCGTGGGCACGGCGATCACCAGGATCGCGGCCCGTCGGCCGTTCTTCGCACACATGACGGTCGCCGACTACGACTTCGGACGGGCGGAGGCCGCGGTCGAGGCTCTCGGGGAGCAGGGCCATCGGTTCACCGCCGCGCGGTTGGACGCCGCGGACCCGGCGGCCGTGCGCACCGCCCTCGGAGAACACCGCTGCGACGTACTGCTCAACGCCACCGACCCCCGCTTCGTCATGCCCCTGTTCGAGGCGGCGCTGGCCCACGGTGCGCACTATCTCGACATGGCCATGTCCCTGTCCCAGCCGCACCCGTCCCATCCGTACGAGGAGTGCGGAGTCAAGCTCGGGGACGCTCAGTTCGAACGGGCCGCCGAGTGGGAGGCGGCCGGCCGCCTCGCTCTGGTGGGTATGGGGGTTGAGCCCGGCCTTTCGGACGTGTTCGCCCGGTACGCCTCGGACGAACTCTTCGACGAGATCGAGGAGATCGGCATTCGTGACGGCGCCGATCTGGTCGTGGAGGGCTACGGGTTCGCCCCTTCCTTCAGCATCTGGACGACCATCGAGGAATGCCTGAACCCGCCGGTCGTGTACGAGGAGGGACGGGGCTGGTTCACCACTGCCCCGTTCAGCGAGCCGGAGGTCTTCGACTTCCCCGAGGGCATCGGGCCGGTGGAGTGCGTCAATGTCGAGCACGAGGAAGTGCTCCTGGTGCCTCGATGGCTGAAGGCCCGGCGGGTCACGTTCAAGTACGGTCTCGGCGACGAGTTCATCGGGGTGCTCCGGACCCTCCACAAGCTGGGCCTCGACCGGACGGATCCCGTCCGGGTGAACAGCGGATCGGGCCCGGTCGCGGTGTCCCCCCGCGATGTCGTCGCCGGTTGCCTGCCCGACCCGGCCGGACTCGGCGAGCGGATGAGCGGGAAGACGTGCGCGGGCACCTGGGTGAAGGGCGTCAAGGACGGCAGCCCAAGAGAGGTCTACCTGTACCACGTGGTGGACAACCAGTGGTCCATGCGGGAGTACGGCTCCCAGGCCGTGGTCTGGCAGACCGCGATCAACCCCGTCGCCGCCCTCGAACTCATGGCCTGCGGCACCTGGAGCGGCAGCGGAGTGCTGGGCCCCGAGGCCATGCCGCCCCGGCCGTTCCTCGATCTGCTGACGGAGTACGGCGCACCGTGGGGCATGCGTGAGCAGTGA
- a CDS encoding DUF350 domain-containing protein, whose amino-acid sequence MTDIINGLGRATAYGALGVVLLVLGIFLVDLLTPGRLGRQIWEERNRNAAALLSSALLGIGGIVFTSIWTTYEDFGKGLVSTAAFGVLGLVLMAVAFLVVDLVTPGKLGATLVEREPHPAVWVTGSCNLAVSAVVSASIA is encoded by the coding sequence ATGACCGACATCATCAACGGCCTCGGCCGCGCCACCGCCTACGGGGCCCTCGGCGTCGTACTGCTCGTGCTCGGCATATTCCTGGTCGACCTCCTGACGCCGGGCAGGCTGGGCCGGCAGATCTGGGAGGAGCGCAACCGCAACGCGGCCGCGCTGCTCAGTTCGGCGCTGCTGGGCATCGGCGGCATCGTGTTCACCTCGATCTGGACGACGTACGAGGACTTCGGCAAGGGGCTGGTCTCGACCGCGGCGTTCGGGGTGCTCGGCCTGGTGCTGATGGCGGTGGCGTTCCTGGTGGTCGACCTGGTCACCCCCGGGAAGCTCGGGGCCACGCTGGTCGAGCGGGAGCCGCACCCGGCCGTCTGGGTGACGGGGTCCTGCAACCTCGCCGTCTCCGCCGTCGTCTCGGCGTCCATCGCCTGA
- a CDS encoding AAA family ATPase produces the protein MKPSRPLYEREPELAAAAAAVEALCGAQAAGGLVVFSGEAGIGKTALLSEVQSMAADRCTVWSARGGETVTSVPFHVVRQLLQPAFDQFAADETRALFGDWYEITAPALGLAEPSGPQPDPQGVRDGLDFFVSRLASRLSHRPLLLIVDDAHWADGESLAWLASFTARLAELPLLVVQAHRPQEMAERDASYAADRDAERNPAGHAPLVRVALRALTPDATAELVRAALGEHADDPFCREVWAVTGGNPYEAVELVAKVQDRELPPVEESAGTLRELGASARGSGLVARLERLGTNANRFAWAAAVLGTDISQELAATLAGMSSAEAADCTARLRDARIVSGFDPLEFVHPLIATAVYRSIPPATRTAMHGRAAWAINRAGLGAAAASRHLLEVHPDDDQELVAQLREAAGQHLAVGAPEAARRCLERALEEPPRPHARAALLYELGCATLLSSPPTTVRHLRTALDMPGLDDGLRVDATFRLAAALAHNNQLRDAALALAAEAARTAPGPGLMRLQAAHFLWEGMQATESDGPSRSQRLARNADHLEGRDNAERALLTLRAFDAMLRGENSQVVVDLCERALVDGSPARGLGWTDSEWGFELPTMVGIAYAFTDQLDRAESLFGEAVRAFEISGWSGAHLAFAHTLLGLVHRRRGRLAEAEGFLREGLRLADRVGSGLPVHWDATCLLIDTLLARGRTAEARLVADRYDFGAPYPSAMVLPDAPCVRGRLLLVEGRTKEAVTELEAAGAALEPRGRFNGVWAPWAGDLARALVDDDPARGARIASRARVHAERFGTDTAIGEALRTVALFAPPEESTRLLAESVRHLEKSSSAYEHALARVDYGIAIRSHRELARAQKQAMTCGAEGLAARAQQARASIRSSE, from the coding sequence ATGAAGCCGTCCCGGCCGTTGTACGAGCGTGAACCGGAACTCGCCGCTGCCGCAGCGGCCGTGGAAGCCCTGTGCGGCGCCCAGGCGGCCGGCGGACTGGTGGTCTTCAGCGGTGAGGCGGGCATCGGCAAGACCGCGCTGCTCTCCGAGGTCCAGTCGATGGCCGCCGACCGCTGCACCGTCTGGTCGGCCCGCGGCGGTGAGACGGTGACCTCGGTGCCGTTCCACGTCGTGCGGCAGCTGCTCCAGCCCGCGTTCGACCAGTTCGCCGCCGATGAGACCCGGGCGCTGTTCGGCGACTGGTACGAGATCACGGCACCCGCACTCGGCCTCGCCGAACCGAGCGGCCCTCAGCCCGACCCACAGGGTGTCCGCGACGGCCTCGACTTCTTCGTCTCCCGGCTGGCCTCGCGCCTCAGCCACCGGCCGCTGCTGCTCATCGTGGACGACGCACACTGGGCCGACGGCGAATCGCTCGCCTGGCTGGCCTCGTTCACCGCACGCCTCGCCGAACTCCCGCTCCTGGTCGTCCAGGCCCACCGTCCGCAGGAAATGGCCGAGCGCGACGCGAGCTATGCCGCCGACCGGGACGCCGAGCGCAACCCGGCCGGCCACGCCCCGCTGGTCCGGGTCGCCCTGCGCGCCCTCACCCCGGACGCCACCGCCGAACTGGTCCGCGCCGCCCTCGGCGAGCACGCGGACGACCCCTTCTGCCGCGAGGTGTGGGCCGTGACCGGCGGCAACCCGTACGAGGCGGTCGAGCTGGTCGCCAAGGTCCAGGACCGTGAACTGCCGCCGGTCGAGGAGTCGGCGGGCACGCTGCGGGAACTGGGCGCGTCCGCCCGCGGCAGCGGACTCGTCGCCCGGCTCGAACGGCTGGGTACGAACGCCAACCGGTTCGCGTGGGCCGCCGCGGTCCTGGGCACCGACATCTCCCAGGAACTCGCCGCCACCCTCGCCGGGATGAGTTCGGCGGAGGCCGCCGACTGCACGGCGCGGCTGCGCGACGCCCGTATCGTCAGCGGTTTCGACCCGCTGGAGTTCGTGCACCCGCTGATCGCCACCGCCGTCTACCGCTCCATCCCGCCGGCCACCCGCACCGCGATGCACGGACGGGCCGCCTGGGCCATCAACCGCGCCGGGCTCGGCGCGGCAGCGGCCTCCCGGCATCTGCTCGAAGTCCACCCGGACGACGACCAGGAACTGGTCGCCCAGCTCCGCGAAGCCGCGGGCCAGCACCTCGCCGTCGGCGCTCCCGAAGCGGCCCGGCGCTGCCTGGAGCGCGCACTGGAGGAGCCGCCCCGCCCGCACGCACGGGCTGCCCTGCTGTACGAGCTGGGCTGCGCGACGTTGCTCAGCTCACCGCCCACCACGGTGCGGCACCTGCGGACGGCCCTCGACATGCCGGGCCTGGACGACGGACTGCGGGTGGACGCCACCTTCCGGCTGGCCGCTGCCCTCGCCCACAACAACCAGCTGAGGGACGCGGCGCTCGCGCTGGCCGCCGAGGCGGCCCGTACCGCTCCGGGCCCTGGACTGATGCGGCTGCAGGCGGCGCACTTCCTCTGGGAAGGCATGCAGGCCACCGAGTCCGACGGCCCGAGCCGCTCCCAGCGGCTCGCCCGCAACGCCGATCATCTGGAGGGCCGCGACAACGCCGAACGGGCGCTGCTCACCCTCCGCGCCTTCGACGCCATGCTGCGGGGCGAGAACTCCCAGGTTGTGGTCGACCTCTGCGAACGCGCACTGGTCGACGGCAGTCCTGCGCGCGGTCTCGGCTGGACCGACTCCGAATGGGGCTTCGAGCTCCCCACGATGGTCGGCATCGCCTACGCGTTCACCGACCAGCTGGACCGGGCCGAGAGCCTGTTCGGCGAAGCGGTGCGCGCCTTCGAGATCTCCGGATGGAGCGGGGCGCACCTCGCCTTCGCCCACACCCTGCTCGGACTGGTCCACCGCCGTCGCGGCCGCCTCGCCGAGGCCGAGGGATTCCTGCGCGAGGGACTGCGTCTGGCCGACCGGGTCGGCAGCGGGCTGCCCGTCCACTGGGACGCCACCTGTCTGCTCATCGACACCCTGCTCGCCCGCGGACGCACGGCGGAGGCCCGTCTGGTCGCCGACCGCTACGACTTCGGCGCTCCCTATCCCAGTGCCATGGTGCTGCCCGACGCTCCGTGCGTGCGCGGCCGGCTGCTGCTGGTCGAAGGCCGTACGAAGGAAGCCGTCACCGAACTGGAGGCGGCTGGCGCGGCCCTGGAACCACGCGGACGGTTCAACGGGGTCTGGGCACCCTGGGCCGGCGACCTCGCCCGCGCCCTGGTCGACGACGACCCGGCACGGGGTGCCCGGATCGCCTCCCGCGCCAGGGTGCACGCCGAACGGTTCGGTACGGACACCGCGATCGGCGAAGCCCTGCGGACTGTCGCCCTCTTCGCCCCGCCGGAGGAGTCCACACGGCTGCTCGCCGAGTCCGTCCGCCACCTGGAGAAGTCCTCGTCCGCGTACGAGCACGCCCTGGCCCGGGTGGACTACGGAATCGCGATCCGCTCGCACCGGGAGCTGGCACGGGCGCAGAAACAGGCCATGACCTGTGGAGCGGAAGGGCTCGCCGCCCGCGCTCAGCAGGCACGGGCGTCGATCCGGTCCTCGGAGTGA
- a CDS encoding DJ-1/PfpI family protein produces MHIAILTFEGYNELDSLIALGVLNRVRTDDWRVTIATPTPRVTSMNGVVIEQMSTLEEACAADAVIVGSGIATREVVEDPAIMNILRNLDPSRQLIAAQCSGALVLARLGLLNGIPACTDLITKPWVVAAGVEVLNQPFHAKGNIATAGGCLASHYLAAWIIARLKDHDAAESALHYVAPVGEKEEYVKRAWRNITPYLPAPAPAFR; encoded by the coding sequence GTGCATATCGCCATCCTCACCTTCGAGGGCTACAACGAACTCGACTCCCTGATCGCGCTCGGTGTGCTCAACCGCGTCAGGACCGACGACTGGCGCGTCACCATCGCCACCCCCACCCCCAGGGTGACGTCGATGAACGGGGTGGTCATCGAGCAGATGTCCACTCTTGAGGAGGCGTGCGCCGCCGACGCCGTCATCGTCGGCAGTGGCATCGCCACCCGCGAGGTCGTCGAGGACCCGGCGATCATGAACATCCTGCGCAACCTGGACCCCTCGCGCCAGCTCATCGCGGCACAGTGCTCCGGCGCGCTCGTCCTGGCCAGGCTCGGCCTGCTCAACGGCATTCCCGCCTGCACCGACCTGATCACCAAGCCCTGGGTCGTCGCCGCCGGCGTCGAGGTGCTCAACCAGCCCTTCCACGCCAAGGGCAACATCGCCACCGCCGGCGGCTGCCTGGCCTCGCACTATCTCGCCGCCTGGATCATCGCCCGCCTCAAGGACCACGACGCCGCCGAAAGCGCGCTGCACTATGTCGCCCCGGTCGGCGAGAAGGAGGAATACGTCAAGCGCGCCTGGCGCAACATCACCCCCTACCTGCCCGCTCCCGCGCCGGCGTTCCGGTGA
- a CDS encoding PLP-dependent aminotransferase family protein → MSASRYKALVDAFAADIRGGRLTAGVRLPTHRGLAAREGIAVVTATRVYAELEAMGLVSREQGRGTFVRDIAVPAGHGIDQQAVATDAVDLTFNHPSLPGQAALLRQALREVATSGDLDSLLRYQPHRGRPQDRASVARHLRRRGLTTGADRILITNGAQHGLAITVMAALDAGDVVAVDALTYPGFKVLAHSLRLDLEPIPVTADGPDLDALEKLCATRPVRAIYTMPTLHNPLGRVMPAADRTRLIRIARRHGPLIIEDASYAYLVEDPPPPLAATAPDITVYVSGLSKSVATGLRVGFVVAPPSAVPSLERAIRATTWNTPALTTAIACRWLDDGTVDHLEAQKRDDAKARQALAGQELAGLSLISHPSSYFAWLPLPDGSRADRLTATLARQHISVSTAEPFTTSVHTPQAIRLALGSTDLDSLRSTLRTVRRAAVEDACA, encoded by the coding sequence ATGTCAGCCTCTCGGTACAAAGCACTGGTCGACGCGTTCGCCGCCGACATCCGCGGCGGGCGGCTCACCGCGGGCGTACGGCTGCCGACGCACCGCGGGCTCGCCGCCCGTGAGGGCATCGCCGTGGTGACCGCGACCCGGGTGTACGCGGAGCTGGAAGCGATGGGTCTGGTGAGCCGGGAACAGGGCCGCGGCACATTCGTGCGTGACATCGCGGTCCCCGCCGGCCACGGCATCGACCAGCAGGCCGTCGCCACCGACGCGGTCGACCTCACCTTCAACCATCCGTCGCTGCCCGGACAGGCCGCCCTCCTCCGGCAGGCCCTGCGCGAGGTGGCCACCTCCGGCGATCTCGACTCACTGCTGCGCTACCAGCCCCATCGAGGACGCCCCCAGGACAGGGCCTCGGTCGCACGGCACCTGAGGCGCCGGGGACTCACCACAGGCGCGGACCGGATCCTCATCACCAACGGTGCGCAGCACGGCCTGGCCATCACTGTCATGGCCGCGCTCGACGCCGGCGACGTCGTCGCGGTCGACGCGCTCACCTACCCGGGTTTCAAGGTGCTCGCGCACTCCCTCCGTCTCGACCTGGAGCCCATACCCGTAACCGCCGACGGACCGGATCTCGATGCCCTGGAGAAGCTGTGCGCGACCCGTCCTGTGCGCGCGATCTACACCATGCCCACCTTGCACAACCCCCTGGGCCGGGTCATGCCGGCGGCCGATCGCACGCGCCTGATCAGGATCGCCCGACGGCACGGCCCGCTCATCATCGAGGACGCCTCCTACGCCTACCTGGTGGAGGATCCACCACCGCCTCTGGCCGCGACCGCGCCGGACATCACCGTCTACGTGTCGGGGCTGTCCAAGAGCGTCGCCACCGGCCTGCGGGTCGGCTTCGTCGTCGCCCCGCCGTCCGCGGTGCCGTCCCTCGAACGTGCGATTCGGGCGACCACCTGGAACACCCCGGCCCTCACCACCGCGATCGCCTGCCGCTGGCTCGACGACGGCACGGTGGACCACTTGGAGGCGCAGAAGCGGGACGACGCCAAGGCACGCCAGGCACTCGCCGGGCAAGAGCTGGCCGGCCTGTCCCTCATCAGCCACCCCTCGTCCTACTTCGCCTGGCTGCCCCTTCCCGACGGCTCACGCGCCGATCGCCTGACCGCCACCCTCGCCCGTCAGCACATCTCGGTATCCACGGCCGAGCCGTTCACCACCTCGGTCCACACACCGCAGGCGATCCGCCTCGCTCTGGGCTCGACCGATCTGGACAGCCTCCGGTCGACGCTGCGCACAGTGCGACGAGCCGCCGTCGAGGACGCCTGCGCCTGA
- a CDS encoding universal stress protein yields MSVVLGYDESPGAARALRIAVEVAAAFGERLVLVYGAAPPGPSGEEYRSHYEAIRQAGRTGLEHAVTAAEAAGVQATVEVIDKRPAQALIDAAARHGARVIVVGSWGDSPMRGALLGSTPHKLLHLSTVPVLCVPTSDS; encoded by the coding sequence ATGTCGGTGGTCCTCGGGTACGACGAGTCACCCGGAGCCGCACGTGCCCTGCGTATCGCGGTCGAGGTGGCCGCCGCCTTCGGTGAGCGGCTCGTCCTGGTCTACGGGGCGGCGCCCCCCGGCCCCTCCGGCGAGGAGTACAGGTCCCACTACGAGGCCATCCGCCAGGCCGGGCGTACGGGACTTGAGCACGCCGTCACGGCGGCCGAGGCGGCGGGCGTACAGGCCACCGTCGAGGTCATCGACAAGAGACCGGCGCAGGCACTGATCGACGCAGCCGCACGCCACGGAGCGAGGGTCATCGTCGTGGGCAGCTGGGGCGACAGCCCGATGCGCGGGGCACTGCTCGGCTCCACCCCGCACAAGCTGCTGCATCTGTCGACGGTGCCGGTGCTCTGCGTGCCGACCAGCGACAGTTGA
- a CDS encoding APC family permease — MAEADSLSRPTPPASLKPNAIGFVDALVIGLNATSPAYSVAAVIGPIVALVGIYAPGVLFASFVPMLLIASAFYYLNRVDQDCGTTFSWVTRAMGPWTGWLGGWAITMTGVLVIGSLADVAVSFGLLAIGLDSWAENAFVRQLLAVLLILVMTGVCVIGTELSAKVQNVLILAQVAFLLVFVIVALYRVYAGTTSFDSVKPSAEWLNPFGAGGSALTSGLLLGVFVYWGWESAVNLTEEVKDSASAPGRAGVWSTVILLVTYLSVGFAVVAFAGTTYLADNAEEEEFIFALLAGEVMGGWDWIVLLAVATSALASTQTTIIPASRTALSMARRHALPAHFARVHPRFRTPDVSTWWVAGIAIAWYIVVNRISQNALFDSLTALSLLIAFYYALTGVACVVYYRHHLTESVRNFVLIGLGPLVGAGLLTWLLVRSVMDMSDPANSYSGTSWFGLGPPLVIGICISIVGVVLMTVWRLRSAAFWTERRSVVDPGLVHGKES; from the coding sequence ATGGCAGAGGCGGACAGCCTTTCCCGACCGACACCACCGGCGAGCTTGAAGCCGAACGCGATCGGCTTCGTCGACGCGCTGGTCATCGGACTGAACGCGACGTCACCGGCCTACTCCGTGGCGGCCGTCATCGGCCCGATCGTGGCGCTCGTCGGTATCTACGCCCCGGGGGTGCTCTTCGCCTCGTTCGTGCCGATGCTGCTGATCGCCTCCGCCTTCTACTACCTGAACAGGGTCGATCAGGACTGCGGCACGACATTCTCGTGGGTCACCCGGGCGATGGGTCCGTGGACCGGGTGGCTCGGCGGCTGGGCCATCACGATGACCGGGGTTCTGGTGATCGGGTCCCTGGCGGACGTCGCCGTCAGTTTCGGCCTGCTGGCCATCGGCCTCGACAGCTGGGCGGAGAACGCGTTCGTGCGCCAGCTTCTCGCCGTGCTCCTGATCCTCGTCATGACGGGCGTCTGTGTCATCGGGACGGAGCTGTCGGCGAAGGTGCAGAACGTTCTCATCCTGGCGCAGGTCGCCTTTCTGCTGGTCTTCGTGATCGTGGCTCTCTACCGCGTCTACGCCGGTACGACGTCGTTCGATTCGGTCAAACCCTCGGCCGAGTGGCTCAACCCCTTCGGCGCAGGCGGCTCGGCCCTCACGAGCGGGCTGCTGCTGGGCGTCTTCGTCTACTGGGGCTGGGAGTCGGCAGTGAATCTCACCGAAGAGGTCAAGGACTCCGCCAGCGCTCCCGGCAGGGCCGGAGTGTGGTCGACCGTCATCCTGCTGGTGACCTACCTGTCCGTCGGCTTCGCGGTCGTCGCCTTCGCCGGAACGACCTATCTGGCCGACAACGCCGAGGAGGAGGAGTTCATCTTCGCCCTTCTCGCCGGTGAGGTGATGGGCGGCTGGGACTGGATCGTGCTGCTCGCGGTCGCGACCTCCGCACTGGCCTCGACCCAGACCACCATCATCCCGGCGTCGCGCACGGCGCTGTCGATGGCCCGCCGCCACGCGCTGCCCGCGCACTTCGCGCGCGTCCACCCGCGGTTCCGGACCCCCGACGTGAGCACGTGGTGGGTCGCCGGCATCGCCATCGCCTGGTACATCGTCGTGAACCGGATCAGCCAGAACGCCCTCTTCGACTCGCTGACGGCGCTGTCCTTGCTCATCGCCTTCTACTACGCGCTCACGGGTGTGGCCTGCGTCGTCTACTACCGTCACCATCTGACCGAGAGCGTCCGCAACTTCGTCCTCATCGGTCTCGGCCCGCTGGTCGGCGCCGGGCTGCTGACCTGGCTGCTCGTGCGGTCGGTGATGGACATGTCGGACCCGGCGAACTCCTACAGCGGGACCTCGTGGTTCGGGCTCGGCCCGCCGCTCGTCATCGGTATCTGTATCAGCATCGTCGGGGTGGTGCTCATGACCGTGTGGCGGCTCCGGTCGGCCGCCTTCTGGACCGAGCGCCGGAGTGTCGTCGATCCCGGTCTCGTACACGGCAAGGAGTCCTGA